The stretch of DNA AGCCCGGTCTCATCTACCAGCTCTCTCCTCGCGCACTCCTCCCAGGGTTCGTCCGCCCTGTCGGGTATTCCGGCGGGGATCTCCCAAATGTACCCTCCTGCGGCGTAGCGGTATTGACGGATGAGCACGATCTCGCTTCCGCGGATCGGAACCACCGCGGCGGCGCCCGGATGCCGGATCATGTCGAGCTCGGCCTCGGAACCATCGGGCATGCGCACCTGATCGACCCGCACCTCGATGCGCCGACCCGTGTGGACGAGGGTCGACCGAAGCCTGCCCGGGGCTGTTCGCGGCATCTCGCTTCTCCTCAACCCTCGTCCGGTTCGACCACGGTCACCTCGCCGATCCCGAGCGCCTCCAACGAGGGCTCGATCTTTTCGGCATCGCCCACGACGACGATCTGACATTCGGTGGGGCGCACGCGACGGCGGAGGGCCTCCGAGATCTCCTCGGACGTGACCTTGGAGACGCGTTCCCGGTAGCGAGGAAAGTGATCGCGCGGGAGGCCGTGCACGAAGGCGTAGCTCAGTCGCGACGCCACCTGACCGGCGGTCTCCAGCCGCAGCCCGAAGGCGCCGATCGCGAAGTCGCGGGCAGCTTCCGCCTCCGCGGCGCTCGCCCCTTCCTCCACGAGGCGTTCCAGTTCGGAGACGATCACACCGACGGCGGGAGCGGTGACCTCGGTTCCGACCGAGGTGGAGACCTGGAAGGGACCGGGAAGAGAGCGGAAGCTGAACCCCGAGCGGGCTCCGTAAGTAAAGCCGTGGCGTTCGCGGAGCGAGAGGTTCAGGCGGCTGGAGAACATTCCGCCCAGGATGAGGTTGCCGACCAGCAGAGCGAAGTGGTCGTCGGTCTTGACCGAGGCCCCGACGTGGCCCACGCGCAGGACCGACTGTACCGAACCCGGCCGATTGACGACCCAAAGCCTGCGCTCTCGCGATGCCGGCCCGGAGCGGTGCGCATCTCGGGGCGGTGGCGAACCGTGCCAGTTCCCGAGCCGGTTCGTCGCCAGCTGTTCCACGGCTGCGGGCTCGACGTCGCCGACGACGATCAGGCCCGCATTCGCAGGCCGGTAACGGGCTTCGGTCAGCTCGCTCAGGCGTACGGGGGAGACTCCTTCCACAGACTCCGGGGTCCCGCTGCGCGGGCGAGCGAACGGATGCCCGGGGACGAAGTAGCGTCGGTTCGCTTCGGTCGTCGCCATACCCGAGGGGTCGCGGCGCATGTGCCGGATGCCGGCCAGTTGCTGGTCGCGCACCCGTTCGACCTCGCGCCGTGGAAAGGCCGGCTCCCTGATCATTTCCGCAAGGAGCGGCAGCGCGGTGTCGAGATGGTCCGCCGAGCATTGGAGATGCGCTGCGGTGCCTTCCCAGCTCACGTTGATCGAGACCGCCGCACCGATCCGCTCGAAGGCCTCGGCCATATCGGCCCCGCTCCGTCGGCCGCTGCCTCCGTCCAGGGCGGCTCCGGCGAGTACGGCCCAACCCGCGCGTTCCCGAGCCATGTCGAGCTCGCCGACCCGCATGAAGAGCGTGACCGAGACGAGAGGCAGGCGGGAGAGCCGGCATACTTGAAGGGACAACCCGTTAGCCAGACTAGACCGGGTGACCGGGGGGAAGTCGAAGTGCGGCCTCGGCCCCGGCCCGGGAGGCCGGCTGCGGTCGAGCGGGACGGTAGGATCGGACGGGCGGCCCGGGTCGGGCGTGGCGGCGGTCACGGTTTCGGGCGATAGGTGATCAGCGCCCGATTGCTCCCGATGAGCAGGTTGCGAGCGAACTCGCGCACGTCCTCGACCGTTACGGACCGCACTCTGTCGAGCTCTCGGTTGACGCGTGCGGGGTCGTCGAAGTAAAGCTCGAACATGGACAGGATGTCGGCGCGGGTGGCGACGCTCTCCATGGCGCGGAGCAGGCCGGATTCGCACATGGCCAGAGCTCGCTCCACCTCGGAGGTCTCGACCTGGCTCAGCGCCTCCAGCTCCTCGACGAGGGCCGATTCGAGCTCGGTCGGGGCGGTGTCCGCGAACCCGGTGGCCGACGCCATGAGCGTGCCGGCGTCGCGCCGCAGAGGAATCACATGCGCCGAGGCGGAGCTCGCGACACGCCGTTCGCGAACCAGCCGTCTTCGCAGGAGGCCGGCTCGCCCCGTTCCCAGCAGGGCTGAAGCGACTTCGACGGTTGCGAAGCCGGGATCGGCAACCGGGGGCGTGCGCGCCGCGAAAAAGACGCGGGGCAGCGGAACCGCCGCCTCCACCTCGCACGAGAGCTCCTCGCCGATGACCGGCCCGGCCCGCGGACGTTCGGGGCCCGGAGCGGGGTCCGGAACCGCATCGTCTCCGATCTCCCCGAAGTACCGTTCGACGGCATCGAGCGCGTATCCGGCATCGAAGTGACCGGCGACCGTGAGAACCGCGTTGCTGGGTCGGTAGTGGAGTCCGAAGAAGTCGTGAACGTCGGCGAGGGACGCGGCCTCGATGTCTTCCGTCAGACCGATTACTGGGTGGGAGTAGGGGTGTCCTTCCGGAAACACCATGGGAAGGATGCGCTCCACCCAGTCTCCGTAGGGCCGATTGTCGTAGTGCTCCCGCTTCTCGGCCAACACGACCTGGCGCTGGTTTTCCAATCGGTCCCGGTCGAGTGTCGGCAGCATCCAGCCCATGCGATCGGCTTCGAGCCAAAGCGCCAGCTCCAACCTTTCCGGCGGCGTCACGGAGTAATAGTTGGTGCGGTCGAACCAGGTCGTGGCGTTGCTCGATCCTCCGACTCGCTCCATGTGCTCGAAATACCCGTTCTTCGGCACGTTGAGCGAGCCTTGGAACATCAGGTGCTCGAAGAGGTGCGCGAGTCCGGTACGTCCCGGGCGTTCATGGCCGGATCCGACGTCGTACCAGATGTTCACGGCCACGATGGGAGCCCCGGGATCCGGGGAGAGCACGATGCGCAGACCGTTGTCGAGCGTGTGACGGTCACAAGGGATGCTCAACACCGGGTCGGCCCTGCGGACGCGCGGCGGGGGGATGTGCGGCGAGTCGCCACGGCCGAGCTGCCGAGAATCAGACGGCAGCGGCGAGCGCCGCTTCGTCGAAGGCGTCGCCGATGAGCGCAAGCCCCTCCGAAAGCTCGTCCCGAGGGTTGCCGAACCCTACCCTCAGGTAGCCGTCCATGCCAAAGTGATCGCCGGGCACCACGAGCAGATTCTTCTCGGTGCGGAGCTTTTCCGCGAAGTCGGTGGAGTTCACCGGGGCGTTGTAGCGGAGATAGCAGATCGCGCCGGCGTCCGGGGCCCGGTAGCTGAAGCGGTCGCCCTGCGCGTCGGCCCATTCGCGAATCAGGGCGAGGTTGGCTCCGACGATGCCCCGCGTCCGAGCGATCACACGCGGTCGCACCTCCGGGTGAAGCGCTACTGCGGCGAGGAGGTCCGAGAGGGTGGCTGGAGCGATGGTCGTGTAGTCCGTGCGCCCCCAAAGCTCGGCGACGAGCTCTTCGGGGCCGACGGCCCATCCGACTCGCAATCCGGGAAGCCCGTAAGCCTTGGAGAGAGAGCCGGTCACGAGGACGCGATCATGGCAACCCCAGAACGACGGGGTTTCGGCCAGAGCGTCGGCTTCGAGGGGGGTCGACAGATTGGCGCCGGTCTCCGCGCCGCCGTAGACTTCGTCAGCGATGATCCACGAGCCGTGGAGCTCGGTTAGGCGTGCGATTTCGCGCATGGATTCGGACGAAAGCGCGGCCCCGGTGGGGTTGTTCGGGTTGGTCACGAGCAGGAAGCGCGCTCCCGACTTGAGAGCTTGCTCCAGCGCGGCCAGGTCCGGCTGCCACCCTTCCTCCTCGATGAGTCTCACCGGGAGGATCCGGCCGGAGAACGAGGCGACGAGGCCGGGCACCTGCCCGTATGTGGGCACCAGCGCCGCGGCTCGTCCCTGCTCTTCGGCGAGATGCCAGAAACAGGCGAAGTTGGCCTCGGCCCCTCCCACCGTCACCAGCACTGAATCCTCGTTCGCGGAGGGATAGAGCCGGGCGATGTTCGCACGAAGCTCGTCCGATCCGTTCGACTGACCGTAGCCGAGCGCGATGTCCTCGATGCGGGCCGTGAGGTCGCCACCGGAGAAAGCCGGAGACTGGTCCGCCAGGTCGATCAGGCCGCGGGTGGAGAGCGGGGCGACTCCGCTTTCCGAGAGGTTGATGCCGACCCGATGCTCGTAGGTCGACTGGTACCGCTCCATGTCGAAGGGGACAAGGCGCATGACATGATCCGGGTGGGTTCCGTCCGGACCGGGCTGCGGTGACAGGCGCGGGCAGGGACGATGGGCGTGGGCGAGGGGAAATCCGTTACACTTTCCCCGTGAAGAACGTTCTCCTGGTGGTCCTGGATGGCTGGGGCCACTCCGACTTCGGCCCGGAGCCCGAACCCGGCAATGCGATAGAGCTGGCGAAGGTCCCGGTCTTCAAGAGCATTTACCGAAGCTGCCCGCGGACCCGGCTCGCCTGCTCCGGCCTGGACGTCGGCCTGCCGGACGGACTGATGGGCAACTCGGAGGTGGGGCACCTCAATCTGGGAGCCGGCAGGATCGTTCCGCAGGACATCGCGCGTATCGACCAGGCCCTCGAAGACGGCTCCCTCACCGGCAGGTTCGACATCGACGGGATGCTCGCGAGGCTGGAGGAGGGCGGGCGCCTGCACCTGATCGGACTGGTCTCGGACGGCGGAGTACACAGTCACGTCCGCCACCTTCTGGGCCTGCTCGACCTGCTGCCCCCCGACGCTCCGGTCCGGGTTCACGCCATCACCGACGGCCGCGACGCTTCTCCTACCGGTAGCGCGAAACACATCGAAGCCGTCGAAGAGAAGTTGACTAGGTTCGCCGACGGTCGCATCGCCACCGTCAGCGGACGCTACTGGACGATGGACCGGGATCGGCGGTGGGAGAGGACCGAGAGAGCGTGGCGGGCCATCGTCGACGGTCGGGGAGCCGTCGAAACGGGAACGGGCTCCGCCTTCCTCCGACGGCGATACTCGGAACAGGTCACCGACGAGTTCGTCGAGCCCGCCGTGCTGGCCGGGCATGACGGAATCTCCGGGAAGGATGCCGTGATCCTCCTCAACTTCCGGGCCGATCGCATGCGACAGCTCGCGGCGGCCTTTGCCGAACCCGAATTCGACGGATTCGAGCGCGCGGGCGACCTTCCGGCCGAGTTCCGGACCATGACGGAGTACCGTGCCGACCTGCGTGCGCGGGCGGCTTTTCCTCCGAAGCTCGTCCGCGACTGCCTGGGCGAGGTCGTTTCCCGCTCCGGCCTCCGCCAGCTCCGAGTCGCCGAGACGGAAAAGTACGCTCATGTGACCTATTTCTTCAACGGCGGGGAGGAGGAGCCCTTCCCGGGCGAGGATCGGGTTCTCGCGCCTTCGCCCAAGGTCGCCACCTACGACCTCCATCCGCGGATGAGCGCGCGCCAGGTCACCGACGCCGCGCTTCGCGGGCTGCAAGACGGGTACTCGTTCGTGCTCGTCAACTTCGCCAACCCCGACATGGTGGGTCACACCGGGTCGATTCCCGCAGCGGTCAAGGCGGTCGAGACCGTAGACGCCTGTCTGGGCGAGCTGCTCGACGCCGTGCGCTCAAGCAGGGAATGGGTGGCGCTGGTGACCGCCGATCACGGCAACTGCGAACGAATGCTCGGCCCGGACGGCTCAACCCATACCGCTCACACCGTCGGACCGGTCGACCTCGTCCTGGTCGATCCGTCGAGTCCGGAAGTCCGTCTTCGGGAGGACTCGGGCGATCCTCATCGACTGGCGGACGTCGCGCCCACGGTTCTGGGATACCTGGGGCTGGACCAGCCCGAGGTGATGACGGGCCGGGATCTGAGCCTCCGCTCGAAGCGAGCTAGGCGTAATCCATGAGCCGCATTCCCTGGCGGGCGACCAGCAGGTGACGCTTGGAGTTCACTCCACGAAAGTTGCGATCTCCTCCAGCGGCTTCTTTTCGATGACCGGCACTCGGGAGTTCTCGGCGGGAAAGCCGCATACCAGTATCAGGAACGGCCGCTCGTTCGACGGACGTCCAAGCGCCTGGTTCAGAAATCCCATCGGCGACGGGGTGTGCGTCAGCGTTGCGAGCCCGGCCCGGTGGAGCGCGGTGATGAGCATGCCGGTCGCGATGCCGACGGATTCCGTGACGTAGTAGTTCTTGGCCTTGGTACCGTCGGCCCGGGCCTGATAGCTCTCCCCGAAGATCACGATGAGCCAGGGTGCGGCCTCGAGGAAGGGCTTGTGCTCGTCGGTGCCGAGATGCGCGAGAGCTTCCAGCCACTCAGGGGGTGCGCGACCGCTGTAAAAGGCGCGTTCCTCTTCTTCGGCCAGCTCGCGGATACGGGACTTGATCGTCGGATCTCCAACCACGACGAAGTGCCACGGCTGACGATTGGCTCCGTTGGGAGCCGTGCCCGCTGCGAGCAGGCAACGCTCGATGATCTCTTTCGGTACCTTGCGATCAGAGAAATCGCGAACGGTGCGTCGCCTGCGCAGCTCCGCCAGGAAGTCGTCCGCGCGACGCGCCATCTCCTGAAGGGAGAGCTCCCGGTAGTCGCGATAGGGGGTGTAGCGCGCCGGGCTATCCAAGGCCAAGCAGAATCGCGTAAATCTCCACGAAGCTCATGTCGCCGGCGGAAAGAAGGAGCGCCTCTTCGAATTCGCCCCCCGAAACTCCGGCGATCAGGCGCAGGTTGACGAAGGCGACCACCTCGTCGGCGGTCAGCTCCACCTCTTCCCAGTCCTTGACCGGCGTCCCCTCAAGCTCGGAATACACTCTCGCCAGCGCACCTGCGGCGGTTCCTTGAGGGAGCGGAAGGTGCAGGCTCTCGACGCCGATGCCGTATCTTTCGAGTATACCGCTCCAATCGACGCCCTCGCGCCAGATGGCCACGGCCGCTTCCGCGGACACTCCCGCTCGCTCCGCGACGAAGAGCGCGACCGGTATTTCGTCGGGGGGGAGATTCCAGTCGTGGAGGATGTCTATCTCCGCCCGGGGAACGTCGAAGAATTCAGCGACAGCCTGGAAGTACCCGTCGAGAACTATCGGGTCGGCGCCGTGTTCCTGGCCCGGCGCGGGTTGCGGCAGGAAGAGGAGCGCGAGCCCGGCTGCTGGCAGGCGCCGCCGGTTAAGGGCGCACCGCCTGCCGACGCGAACGCGTGTCAGCGTCGGCACAACTGGTCGATGTCGGTGCCGGGAGTCCACGCGGGACGCTCGTCGGCGTTGGCGATCTCGACTCCGAGATAGAAGATCAGTCTGGCGAGACGGGCGCCCTTTTCGGCATCGATGCGGTCCGGCTCGTCGTCGCGCCCGTGATAGTCTTCGTGAGTGCCGTTAAAGAAGAAGAGAATGGGGACGCCCTTGCGCGCGAAGTGATAGTGGTCCGATCTGCAATAGAAATTCTGTTCCGGCCACAGGTCGTCTATGGGCGTCATCCCGAGCTCCGGGTGCGCGGCGCCCACCCTTTCGAGGGTCTGCCCCAAATCTGAGTGCTCCTTGCCGATCGCGACGATGGTGTCGGTCCAGTTGCGCCCCACCATGTCGGCGTTCAGGTTGGCCACCATGGACTCGGTCGGTACGGTCGGGTTCTCGCTGAACCACGCGGAGCCCCAGAGCCCCTTTTCCTCCCCGCTGACGAGGATGAAGAGCGAGGAGCGACGGGGAGCCCGGGGAAGCGCGGCTATGGCCTGGGCGATCTCCATCACCGCAACGGTGCCGGAGGCGTCGTCGTCGGCCCCGTTGTAGATCGAGTCGCCGGATGCGTCGGCTGTCCCGGTGCCGACGTGATCCATGTGCGCCGAGTAGACGACGTACTCGTCTGCGAGTTCGGGGTCGCTTCCCGGGACGATGCCGATGACGTTGGGAACCCGGACGAGCTCCCCTGCATCGACATCCGGGCCCGGGTCGTCCCGCAAGGGGAAATAGGCGATCCGAGCCGGGACCGAGCCGTCGTCCAGGGTATCCGTGCCCGCCACCGGAATCCGTTGCAACGGATAGCGCTGGATGTAGCCGCCGTCCTCGGCTCCGCCCCTGATTCCCATGGCGGCGAACTCCGAAGCTATCCAGGCCGCGGTCGCTTCGAGCCCGGGGCTTGGGGTGTCGCGCCCGCTCATGGAGTCGTGAGCGATGACCCCGACCCGGTAGGCGAAGTCGGTTTCGGTGATGGTGGAGGCCACTTCGTCGAGGACGGCCGCGTCCGATCCCGGCTGGCAGGCGATGGCGGCCGAGACCGCGACCGATGCCGCAGCGCGTCCGAGGGCGCCGGGTCGGGACGATCTGCCGCTAAGCGAGGGAGCGGATATCCGGGACATGGCTCTCCGTGAGCTGGGATCGGGCGGATTCGGGTCCTGCGGCTCGACGCACGGGTCCGCCTCGTTCGGCGAAGCTTGAGCGAGCGCCCGTCGAGCTTCCATGGTGTACAGCGGAAGTCCCCGGGCGGTCCGTCCCGGGTCGGGCCCGATCGGCCGGAGTTCGAGCGCGGCCGGATTCAACGGGTTCCGTCTGTGGATGATCGGGGCTTGGTCCGCCGGTGTCGGTTCATCGGCGAACGTCGGCAATTCCGGAAGGACGATCTCGCGGGCGCCCGCGGCGATCTCAGGGTCGGCTCCGGGCGCTCCGGGTTCGGCGTCGACGACCGCCATGGCCGGCACCGACCTGCTCGTCAGCTCCTCGTCGACGACCTCGCCGGCGGGAGAGGCTTCTTCGTCGGGTTCGTCTGGAGCGTCGGGTTCGTCTCGAAGGGCCGACGCGGTCTCCTCCAGCGTCGTCGTCTTCGGCTCCACCAGCCGGGCCGTGGCCGGGTCGGCCCTACCGCCGCCGCCGATGCCGTCCGGTCCGGGCGCCTCGTTCCCGAAAGCGGCGCCCAACTCCATGGTTGCGCCACCCAAGTCTCCCGGATCGCCGCTCGCCTCCGCCGGATCGGCACCCACCTGGGGAAGGTTTACGGCGAGAGCGGTCGCCCTTTCTCCTTCGTCGCCTCCCCCCCCGAGCATCCAGCCCGCACCGAGCGCCGCCGCCAGGGAAGCCGCCCAAGCGAAGCGCATCGCCGGACCACGCTTCTCGGCAGAAGCGCTCGGCGTCGGGCCGAGCTCCGCCCTGCGTCGGAGTTCCTCGAGCGGCGGAACCTCGACCTTCCAGTTCGCGCTGGCCAGAATGGCCGCGGCCTCGTCGCGCAAGGCGCTTTCGGCCGCCAGCTTCTCCGCGCACGCTTCACACCGCTCCAGATGCTCCCTGACCTCGCGCGGCCTGCGCGCCACCGCGTCGAGCTCGCCGTCCAGGTAGGCGTGCAGCGTGCCGTCGTCCAGGTGTCCAGTTCTATTTGGCCGCATCTTTCAGTCCCCATTTCTCAATGCCTGCGTATACCTCGGCGAGCTTCTTGCGGGCTCGCGCCAGAGTGGTGCCCACCGCCCCCTTGGAGAGCCCCACCTGTTCCGCGATCTCCGTGTAACTGGCCCCCGAGTCCCAAAGCAGGATTACGGCCCGGTCGCGTTCGTTCAGCTCCTGGAGAGTTGCGCGCACTCGCTTCCGGACCTCGTCCGCCTCGAGCACCTGCTCCGGAGTGGCCACGCCGGAGGCGGTCGCGAGCTCGCCCTTCAGAAGCGTCAGGTGCTTCTTGCGCCGCACCGCCGCGCGGGCCTCGTCGCGAGCCAGGTTGGCGCTCACCTGGAAGAGCCAGGCGCGAGGTTTCCTAGGCTTGTGCTGGAGCGCGCGCACGAAGGCCTCCTGGGCCAGATCCGCAGCTCGCTCCGGGTCCCACACGTACTTCTGCAAGAAGCGGACGAGTTCCGGGTAGGTGCTCCGGTAGAGCTCCGACCAGTCGGTCATCCGCCCTCGCGGAACGCGCGCACGACCGCCGCGACCTCGGACGGATCGAGCTCCGGCCGGTCGAGGGCGCTCTCGGTGAAGCGCAGGCTCACGCCTACGCCGGCGATGGTCACTTCGGTCAACTCCTTCAGCACAGGCAGGATCTCGGGCAGGTCGCGGACCAGCGCGAACCAGGCGTCGCTGAAGTGCACGATCGTGACGGACTCGACGTCCTCTGCGTGGTGCACGTCCATCCAGACACCGTCTTCCTCCACGAAGCTGCGACCTCCGACCCGCCGCGCCGTTCCTGCAAATCCCGGGAGGGCGTGGCTCTCAACGGCCGCCGACATCACGACCAGGTTGTTGAGCGTCATCATCTCGGTCGCGCGACCTGCGGCTTCGACCGCCGCCTGTCCCGTCGCGTCCGAGCCCCGGGCCGCACCGGGCGTTCTCGGGACGCCGCCGGGAAGCATGGTCCGCCAATCGGGATCGATCGGGGCGTCGGTAACCACCACGCCCGGTTCGCGGACGAGGTAGGAGGTGTAGCGCGACGGAAGTCCGTAGCGAAGCGCCAAGGCCCGGATTTCCTCCAGCAGCTCCGGGGTCTCGCCTTCGGTCCACATCCTTCTCTCCAGGTGCCCGAGTTTCCGGGCCGCCCACAGACGCGGAATGAAGCCGTTGGCGGGTTCCGCCTCGGGGAAGACGAACTCGGTCTCGAACTCGAGTTCCTCCTGACCGCGGCGACCGGCTATCGATACCGAAGCCGGGCCGGAGCCCGAGAAGCGTCCGAAGAGAACGAGCTCCTGGCCGAGGAAGAGATCGGGAAGACGCGCGGGGTAGGAATCGGCGAACTCGACCGACGAGACGTTCACCTCAAGGTCCGTGAGAGCCGGATGCGAGACTCTCCGGGCCAGCTCTCCTACCGCTCGCTCCACGTTCTCTCCGGGTGCCACGTAGTCGGTTGCCCCTCTGCCGGCCTCGCCCAGACGATCGAGGAGATGGGTGTTGACGTCGTAACCGACCCCGAACGAGAAGATGCGGGTACGTCCCACCTTGCCCTCCACGCGGTCGGCGATGCGGGCCGGGGAGGTCTCGCCGTTGGTGGGCAGACCGTCGGTAAGGAAGACGACCACGGGAAGGCGATCCTCCGGGCTGACGATGCGGAGAGCCTCGTCGAGCGCTCCGCCGATGTCGGTGCCGCCGTTGGCCATGAGGCCGGCTATCCAGTCGCGGGCGCGATCGGTGGCCGCCCGGCTCCACGGCTCCCAGTCGTTGGAGTTAGTCATGACCCGGTTCGAGAAGGCGACCAGCCGGAAACGGTCGTCGGGTCCGAGGGAGTGGAGAAGTTGGACCAGGGCCCCCCGCGCCTGCTCGATCTTCGGACCGGCCATCGATCCCGAGATGTCGAGGACCGCCGTGACGTCCCGAGGAATCGATTCGGCGTCGGTGCTGCCGGGCGAGAGGGTGAGCATGAAGTAGCCGGCTTCGGTGGTCGGATGGTGGGTCGCGACGGTCACGCCCACGTACTCGTCGGCCAGCGGCAGGAAGAGAGCGAGCTTCCCGGCGCTGAAGTCGTTGACGTTCACGAAAAGATCGCCCCCCCGCCGTTCGACATCCAGCTCGTGGGTCGGAGAGAACGGATCGTGGAAGCGTTCCTCGTCCTCGACCCTGATGTGGAAGGAGGCGTCCACCGGCTCCGGCAGCGGCCGCAGCTCGACGTCTTCTCGGTCGGCCCGTCCCGCGCCAGGCTCGTCGCGCGTGCCGCGTCCGCTTCCGGGCATCGCGAAGCCCGGACTTCCGCCGCGAAGGGCACCGGCGTGTACGAGCCTGTATCCCGACCCCGAGCGAGCGAGGCGTTGGACATAGCGGATGGTGACCTTGCGTTC from Gemmatimonadota bacterium encodes:
- a CDS encoding NUDIX hydrolase, which codes for MPRTAPGRLRSTLVHTGRRIEVRVDQVRMPDGSEAELDMIRHPGAAAVVPIRGSEIVLIRQYRYAAGGYIWEIPAGIPDRADEPWEECARRELVDETGL
- a CDS encoding insulinase family protein encodes the protein MSLQVCRLSRLPLVSVTLFMRVGELDMARERAGWAVLAGAALDGGSGRRSGADMAEAFERIGAAVSINVSWEGTAAHLQCSADHLDTALPLLAEMIREPAFPRREVERVRDQQLAGIRHMRRDPSGMATTEANRRYFVPGHPFARPRSGTPESVEGVSPVRLSELTEARYRPANAGLIVVGDVEPAAVEQLATNRLGNWHGSPPPRDAHRSGPASRERRLWVVNRPGSVQSVLRVGHVGASVKTDDHFALLVGNLILGGMFSSRLNLSLRERHGFTYGARSGFSFRSLPGPFQVSTSVGTEVTAPAVGVIVSELERLVEEGASAAEAEAARDFAIGAFGLRLETAGQVASRLSYAFVHGLPRDHFPRYRERVSKVTSEEISEALRRRVRPTECQIVVVGDAEKIEPSLEALGIGEVTVVEPDEG
- a CDS encoding insulinase family protein, whose protein sequence is MSIPCDRHTLDNGLRIVLSPDPGAPIVAVNIWYDVGSGHERPGRTGLAHLFEHLMFQGSLNVPKNGYFEHMERVGGSSNATTWFDRTNYYSVTPPERLELALWLEADRMGWMLPTLDRDRLENQRQVVLAEKREHYDNRPYGDWVERILPMVFPEGHPYSHPVIGLTEDIEAASLADVHDFFGLHYRPSNAVLTVAGHFDAGYALDAVERYFGEIGDDAVPDPAPGPERPRAGPVIGEELSCEVEAAVPLPRVFFAARTPPVADPGFATVEVASALLGTGRAGLLRRRLVRERRVASSASAHVIPLRRDAGTLMASATGFADTAPTELESALVEELEALSQVETSEVERALAMCESGLLRAMESVATRADILSMFELYFDDPARVNRELDRVRSVTVEDVREFARNLLIGSNRALITYRPKP
- a CDS encoding aminotransferase class I/II-fold pyridoxal phosphate-dependent enzyme encodes the protein MRLVPFDMERYQSTYEHRVGINLSESGVAPLSTRGLIDLADQSPAFSGGDLTARIEDIALGYGQSNGSDELRANIARLYPSANEDSVLVTVGGAEANFACFWHLAEEQGRAAALVPTYGQVPGLVASFSGRILPVRLIEEEGWQPDLAALEQALKSGARFLLVTNPNNPTGAALSSESMREIARLTELHGSWIIADEVYGGAETGANLSTPLEADALAETPSFWGCHDRVLVTGSLSKAYGLPGLRVGWAVGPEELVAELWGRTDYTTIAPATLSDLLAAVALHPEVRPRVIARTRGIVGANLALIREWADAQGDRFSYRAPDAGAICYLRYNAPVNSTDFAEKLRTEKNLLVVPGDHFGMDGYLRVGFGNPRDELSEGLALIGDAFDEAALAAAV
- the gpmI gene encoding 2,3-bisphosphoglycerate-independent phosphoglycerate mutase, whose amino-acid sequence is MRYTFPVKNVLLVVLDGWGHSDFGPEPEPGNAIELAKVPVFKSIYRSCPRTRLACSGLDVGLPDGLMGNSEVGHLNLGAGRIVPQDIARIDQALEDGSLTGRFDIDGMLARLEEGGRLHLIGLVSDGGVHSHVRHLLGLLDLLPPDAPVRVHAITDGRDASPTGSAKHIEAVEEKLTRFADGRIATVSGRYWTMDRDRRWERTERAWRAIVDGRGAVETGTGSAFLRRRYSEQVTDEFVEPAVLAGHDGISGKDAVILLNFRADRMRQLAAAFAEPEFDGFERAGDLPAEFRTMTEYRADLRARAAFPPKLVRDCLGEVVSRSGLRQLRVAETEKYAHVTYFFNGGEEEPFPGEDRVLAPSPKVATYDLHPRMSARQVTDAALRGLQDGYSFVLVNFANPDMVGHTGSIPAAVKAVETVDACLGELLDAVRSSREWVALVTADHGNCERMLGPDGSTHTAHTVGPVDLVLVDPSSPEVRLREDSGDPHRLADVAPTVLGYLGLDQPEVMTGRDLSLRSKRARRNP
- a CDS encoding nitroreductase family protein — translated: MARRADDFLAELRRRRTVRDFSDRKVPKEIIERCLLAAGTAPNGANRQPWHFVVVGDPTIKSRIRELAEEEERAFYSGRAPPEWLEALAHLGTDEHKPFLEAAPWLIVIFGESYQARADGTKAKNYYVTESVGIATGMLITALHRAGLATLTHTPSPMGFLNQALGRPSNERPFLILVCGFPAENSRVPVIEKKPLEEIATFVE
- a CDS encoding M28 family peptidase → MRPNRTGHLDDGTLHAYLDGELDAVARRPREVREHLERCEACAEKLAAESALRDEAAAILASANWKVEVPPLEELRRRAELGPTPSASAEKRGPAMRFAWAASLAAALGAGWMLGGGGDEGERATALAVNLPQVGADPAEASGDPGDLGGATMELGAAFGNEAPGPDGIGGGGRADPATARLVEPKTTTLEETASALRDEPDAPDEPDEEASPAGEVVDEELTSRSVPAMAVVDAEPGAPGADPEIAAGAREIVLPELPTFADEPTPADQAPIIHRRNPLNPAALELRPIGPDPGRTARGLPLYTMEARRALAQASPNEADPCVEPQDPNPPDPSSRRAMSRISAPSLSGRSSRPGALGRAAASVAVSAAIACQPGSDAAVLDEVASTITETDFAYRVGVIAHDSMSGRDTPSPGLEATAAWIASEFAAMGIRGGAEDGGYIQRYPLQRIPVAGTDTLDDGSVPARIAYFPLRDDPGPDVDAGELVRVPNVIGIVPGSDPELADEYVVYSAHMDHVGTGTADASGDSIYNGADDDASGTVAVMEIAQAIAALPRAPRRSSLFILVSGEEKGLWGSAWFSENPTVPTESMVANLNADMVGRNWTDTIVAIGKEHSDLGQTLERVGAAHPELGMTPIDDLWPEQNFYCRSDHYHFARKGVPILFFFNGTHEDYHGRDDEPDRIDAEKGARLARLIFYLGVEIANADERPAWTPGTDIDQLCRR
- a CDS encoding sigma-70 family RNA polymerase sigma factor; this translates as MTDWSELYRSTYPELVRFLQKYVWDPERAADLAQEAFVRALQHKPRKPRAWLFQVSANLARDEARAAVRRKKHLTLLKGELATASGVATPEQVLEADEVRKRVRATLQELNERDRAVILLWDSGASYTEIAEQVGLSKGAVGTTLARARKKLAEVYAGIEKWGLKDAAK
- a CDS encoding VWA domain-containing protein encodes the protein MTRTAPAENSCRLAVIAGTLLAAVLPASSLDAQGWIEPPPLAGGFAVDRVRSEVDVMVEGSLAHVTVSEWFVNDGARVAEGDYLYPIPGEAVFEDFSLYLGEEELRGEIMDADEAREIYESIVRRRKDPALIEYHGHGLLRARVFPIGPGEERKVTIRYVQRLARSGSGYRLVHAGALRGGSPGFAMPGSGRGTRDEPGAGRADREDVELRPLPEPVDASFHIRVEDEERFHDPFSPTHELDVERRGGDLFVNVNDFSAGKLALFLPLADEYVGVTVATHHPTTEAGYFMLTLSPGSTDAESIPRDVTAVLDISGSMAGPKIEQARGALVQLLHSLGPDDRFRLVAFSNRVMTNSNDWEPWSRAATDRARDWIAGLMANGGTDIGGALDEALRIVSPEDRLPVVVFLTDGLPTNGETSPARIADRVEGKVGRTRIFSFGVGYDVNTHLLDRLGEAGRGATDYVAPGENVERAVGELARRVSHPALTDLEVNVSSVEFADSYPARLPDLFLGQELVLFGRFSGSGPASVSIAGRRGQEELEFETEFVFPEAEPANGFIPRLWAARKLGHLERRMWTEGETPELLEEIRALALRYGLPSRYTSYLVREPGVVVTDAPIDPDWRTMLPGGVPRTPGAARGSDATGQAAVEAAGRATEMMTLNNLVVMSAAVESHALPGFAGTARRVGGRSFVEEDGVWMDVHHAEDVESVTIVHFSDAWFALVRDLPEILPVLKELTEVTIAGVGVSLRFTESALDRPELDPSEVAAVVRAFREGG